tactccagcctgggtgacaagagggagatcgtctcattaaaaaaaaaaaaaaaaaaaattagctggacatggtggtgtgtgcctgtagtcccagctagctgcCACAGGGATCTTTTGCCCTTTTTGCTTTAGCTTTGCTGcagccaaaaacatttttttgtattttttaaaattatttgtttatttatttatttttttgagacagggttttgctctgtcacccaggctggatggagtgcagtggcgtgatcatgtcttactgcagccttgacctctctaggctgaggtgatcctccaacgtcagcctccagagtagctgaaacTGTAGGCATATGCCGccacactcggctgattttttttttctttttttttttgagatggagtctcactgtctcccaagctggagtgcagtggtgcgatcttggctcactgcaacctccgcatcccaggttctagcgattctcctgcctcagcctcccaattagttgggattgcaggtgcctgccaccacgcccagctaatttttgtatgctttgtagagatggggtttcgctgtgttgcccaggctgtgtttgtgtttgtgtttttagagacagcctgtcactcaggctggagtgcagtggtgaaatcatagcttgctgtagcctcgaactccttggctcaagtgatcctcccatctcagcctcccgtgtaactgggactacaggcatgcaccaccatgcctggctaacttttaaatttttttgtagagatggggtccttgctatattgtccaggctggtctcaatctcctggcctcaaatgatcctcccaccttggcctcccaaggtgctaggattacagacatgagccatcatgcccagtatCCAAAACATTTGAGAtacaataatttagaaaaaaaaaggccagctgggtgtggtggctcacgcctgtaatcccagcactttgggaggctgaggcaggcggatcacctgaggtcgggagtttgagaccaacctgaccaacatggagaaaccctgtctctactaaaaatacaaaattagtcaggtgtggtggcatatgcccgtaattccagctacttgggaggctgaggcaggagaatcgcttgaacctgggaggcggaggttgcggtgagccgagatttagccattgcactccagcctgcactctgtctcaaaaaaaaaaaaattgggccaggcgcagtggctcacgcctgtactataatcccagcactttgggaggccaaggcaggcagatcacctgagatcaggagtttgatgccagcctggccaatgtggtgaaatcccgtctctactactaatacaaaaaatgagccaggtgtggtggcacacgcctataatcccagctacttgggaggctgaggcaagagaattgcttgaacccaggaggtggaggttgcagtgagccgagatcatgtcactgcactccagcctgggtgacggagtgagactctgtctaaaaaaaaaaaaatttcaagtctCCCCAGTGCCCAAATACATGTGCAACCCTCGTTTCCCTTCAAGTTGCTGGCTCGACCTACaagtccctttcttttcttttttttgagacagagtctcgctctgctgcccaggctagagtgcagtggtgagatgtcagctcactgcaaccagttcatcatgttggccaggctggtcttgaactcctgacatcaggtgatcctcccgtcttggcctcccaaagtgcggggattacaagcgtgaaccactgcccccagccacagtacctccctactttttttttttttttttttttaagacagagtctgtctctgtcacccaggctagagtgcagtagtgcgatctcggcttgctgcaacctctgcctcccgggttcaagtgattttcctggctcagcctcccgagtagctgggattacaggtgtgtgccaccacacccggctaatttttaatatttttggtagagatggggtttcaccatgttggccaggctggtctcgaactcctgacctcaagtgatcctcccaaagtactgggactacagtgcccaccaccatgcctggctaatttttgtatttttagtagagttggggtttcaccatgttggccaggcttgtcttgaactcctgggctcaagctatccccctcaccccaacccctaccactcctcggcctcccaaagtgctggggttacaagcgtgagccactgctcccagccacaaTTCCCTTTCTATGCAAATCTCTTGCACACATTGTCTACGGCTCCTGGTTTCAACTCTCACCTCCCACTCCCTTTTCCTTCTAGTGTTTCCGTTTCCACGCCTCTTGCTAAGGCCACCAATGACCACCTGGCTACTGTGAATTCCGTGGCTATTCCTCAGGTCTCATCTTGCCTGACCACTCCTGCAACCTCAGACACTGTTGCCCACACCCACCTCCTTGAAACTCTTTTTGTTCTGTGAGTTTCTAGACTGACTTCTTCCCCGACCCTGGTTTCGGTTGCCATCCCTATGCTAACGACTTCCAGGTTTACGAGATCTCTAGACGTCATCCTACTTCCTGGACGTCTCTGCCAGGACGTTCTCCAGACTCGCCAAactctacatttattttatttttatttatttattttttgagacaagatctcactctgtcgcccaggctggattgtagtggtgcagtctctactcgctgcagcctcaatctcctgggctcaagtaaacctcccacctcagcctcccatgtagctgggattacaggcatataccaccacacctagctaatttttaatttttttgtagagatggggtctcactatgctacccaggctggtctcggactcctagGCTGAAGATactctccagccttggcctcccaaagtgctgggattacaggcgtgagccaccacgccctggccTCACCAAACTCTATACGTTCAAAATGGAACCCATCATCTTTCCGTCTCCTATTTTGGTAAATGATACCACTATCCAATCAGTGACCTAAGTTGAAACTCCCAGATTCCAGCCTTCTTTTCTAGATTCTCGGCTCTCTCACCTTGCACATCCAAATGGCTCCCGGGTCCTGCCCACTTTAACAGCCCCCGTCAGGTTCTGCCCCCACTCCCTGCCCCTGCCTAATTTGTGGCCACCATCATTTCACTCCAAGATGGCGGCATATCCTGTTAGGTGGTTCCCCTCCTTTATCTTTCTCCTTGAATCCCAGTTCCACAGGGGCTGCTGGAGAGGTTAAAAGCATCTGACCAGGTACTTCCCCTTTCATGACTCCCTACACCCAGAGTAAGGTTCAAAGTTTGTAATTCCACATACGGACTCTCCATGACTTGGCCTTTGCTTGCTGGAGTCCTGGGCTTTACTGACACTTCCTGTCTCCCTTTATGTTCCATCCAGTCATTTGAATCTCTCGCCCCCACCAAGTCACCCTGTGCCTGGGTTCAGGCCCCTTTTCCTGCCTGAATCTCCTGTGTTTTCTCCAAGGCACCAGTGCCTCTCCACACTGTTCACCTTAACCACTCCtctggggtatgtgtgtgtgtgtgtgtgtgtgtgtgtgtgtgttttgtcgttgttgtttttgagacagggtctcactctgttgccccagctggagtgcagtggcacaatcatagctcacggtagcctttacctcctgggctcaagccatcctcctgcttcagcctcctgagtagctgggaccacaggtgtatgccatcataccgagttaatttttttttttttggtagagatggggtcttgctatgtagcccaggttggtctcgaactcctgggctcaagcgagcctcccacctcGTCCTCTAGGAGTGAGCCAGTGAGACCCCGCCTCAAGCCCCTCTGAGATGCCGCTTCTAagtcctccctctttccctcccttcaggGTCCCAGGAAGGAGATGGGGACCCTTTCTCATCTCTCCCCCAGGTGAGAAGATTTGGCCCGGTTTTACTTTTGGTGGCGTGTTTTATCCAAACAATaggtctttttgttttcttttttccaatagGAAATGGCAGTACGGAATGCGCTCTTTCACAAGGCGCACGGGAGATTCCGAATGTGTCGGGTATTGTGCGGGGTCCGGGCTCCCAGCACAGACCCAGGGGCACATCTCTGCCACcttcccctcccatccccagCCATGGCGTGCGGAAAGTGCTCATGCCTGCTTCCTAGATTGGGACCTGGCTTTGGCCTCACAGGCTGTCTTCCGAATCCCCAGGGAGTGGGCGAGTGACCACCCCGCCATCACCAAGCTCAGCTTACAACCCCACCTTCCCTCTAAGCTCCATCCGGGAGAGCGAGATCCAGCCAAGGCCGCCCCGAGGGGGAGCTCTGCAGGGAGGTGGAGGCGCTGGGAACAAGGAGGCTCCAGCGAGTGCAAAACGAAAggcttttattgaaaaatatcaaGTGCCCCTTCCAGGGCTGCCGGTCCCTGCCCAGCGCGAGCATGGGGGCAGCGACCCGATGGGGCTCGACGGGGTGGTCAAGTATTGGCGGGCACCCAGGCCCCGTGCTCCAGAAGGGTGAGGTTTCACAGTCCATGCAGGTTGGTCCCTGGGCCCCGAAGTCGACTGCCCGGCCCGCAAAGCGGTGGCTGCTGGGGAAGCTGCCCCAGTCCAGCGCGGGGGCTTCCTGGCTTTTGGGGGTGGGCTGGCCTCCGAGGCAAGGCTGCACGCTGGATGGCCTGGTGCGCGCTCCAGCtcgcggtggtggtggtggtgttggtggtggtggggtctCCCTGCGTCTGTCCCTTAGACGTAGTCCTTGCGGTCGTAGCCTGTGCCCAGGCTGGCTCCCGGGCCGGTGGAGCGCGGCGCGGAGTAGACGACCTTGGTGGCCGTGTACTTCTTCTCGCGTGGGGGACACGAGCAGCAGAGCAGCGCGCCCCCCAGCAGCTGCAGCGCTGCGGCCGCCCAGCCCACGTACAGGCCCGCGCCCATCTCGCGCTTCTGCGCCTCGGGCACCACGGGGTTGTAGAAGTCCCGGATAATGGTGTTGGCCGACCAGGACACCGGCACGAGGGTGAGCAGGGCGGCGAGAAGGAACAGCACGCCCGCCACGATGGTGATCTTGGCCTTGGCCGTGTCGTCCTGCACGCAGTTGGTGCACTGGGCGCCCACCAGCGCCACTAGCAGCCCGAAGGCGGCCAGCAGGATGGCCACCACGATGAGGGCGCGGGCAGCCTGAAGGTCCTGCGGCAGTGCCAGCAGCGAGTCGTACACCTTGCACTGCATCTGGCCGGTGCTCTGCACCACGCAGTTCATCCACAGGCCCTCCCAGATGTTCTGCGACGTGATGATGTTGCTGCCGATGAAGGCCGACACGCGCCACATGGGCAGCGCGCAGCACACGATGgtgcccagccagcccagcaCGGCCAGCGCGGTGCCCGTGATCTCCAGGCCCATGGACATGGCTGCCGCGGCAAGGCCCGCTCCACCGGGTGGCTCCGGGTGCGGGGAGACGAGGGGCCGGGGCCGCTGGGCCTGGCGGGAGCTGCGGCGCCCCGACTGACGGACGGACGGACTGACTCACCGACGGCGCGCGCTAACGGCTCGGCTCCACACGCTCTCGCCGCAGCTGCGCCTGCACCTGCCTGTGGCTTTGTGGGCGGGCGGCGGCGACTGGGCTGGCCCTGGGCTGGGGCCGGTGCGTCTTAGCTAAGTGCCCAGCGCTCCGGTGGGGGCGGGAGGGGCGGAGCCGCGCTCTCCAGGGCCTAAGGACAGTGACGTGGCCCCTGCCTCCCACCTTCACCGAGCGTCCTGGGAGGAAGGACTTGGCCCTGCGCGGCCCACAACGCCGGGGTAGGGGGGTTGCCAAGGAAGGGCGGGACCTGACCCAGCCCCCGCCCCTCGGTCCTTGTCCCTCTCTGCTCGGGAATGAATTCTCCGGGGCAAAACCGAGGACGGGATGCGTCAGGGGCTTCGGGTGCAAATCCCAAAGAATTTGACACGGCTTCTCTCTCCTCACCACTTTGGGCGCTTTCGGCACGTGCCGCGTGGGGATGGGGGCGCTGCCAATTACCCCGGAACGGCGGGGCGGGGAGGACCAGGGTGGGCGTGGCCGCGGCTGTTTGCAGGAGCCGCGCACCTGCTGCTCTGCCCCTCCCGTACACACGTCGCACAGGCCCAGCCTGAGTCCGGGCGGTGGGGTTGTCCAGCCCAGGAGTTGCTGGGCCCAGAAGCCAGGGACTGCCTGCAAAGGTACCCAAAAGATGCCCTTAAGCCTAACTAAGCTCAAATTCCTCTCCAGCTCTCCCTCCAGTTCCCATCGCTGGCCGTGAGCCTGCATGCCTTTAGCTAAGctgctctcccctcccagaagTCCCCCTCCTCCCATTGAGTCCCCTCCCCTCTCCGAGCCCTGTCCTCCCTCCCTTTGAGCCTGAGTCAGGGCTGAGGTCCACCTTAATGAAATGGTGGTGAAAGAGGTTCGATCTCCGCAAAAGTGGGAAATCGGGCAGGACCGAGCACCGTggtggctgactcctgtaatcctcgcactttgggaggttgagaagggaggattgcttgagaccaggagttcgacaccagcctgggcaaaatagtgagaccccgtctctacaaaaaattaaaaaactagccaggtgtggtggcgtgtgcctgtagtcccaactactccggaggctcaggcaggaaattacttgagcccaggagttcgaggctgcagtgagctatgatcgcaccactgcactccagcctgggcatcagagcagaccctgtttaaaaaaaaaaaaaaaaaaaggttgggaagTCAGAAATGCTACACTCAAAGCCCTGGCTGTCACACCTGGACGATCGTTCCCCCTTCTTCACCAAGCTCAGAGCCCTTCAGATTTGGCCTTGGAGGTTCAGCCTGGGCTGTTCCTAACCCcatcccctctcttcccctcagAGCAGCCCTTGCATACCACATGCCCCTGCCTCAGAGTCCCTGCACTTACTGTCCCCTGTACATGGAACATGCCTGCAGACATCCACATGGCTTACTCCTAACTGCCTTCAGCTTTTTGCTCTCAGTGAGTCTttccctgaccaccctatttaaaactgcagcttctggctgggcacggtggctcacgcctgtaatcccagcactttgggaggctgaggcgggtggatcacttgaggtcaggagttccagaccagcctggccaacgtggcgaaatcccgtctctactaaaaatacaaaaattacccaggcgtggtggtacacgcctgtaatcccagctactcgggaggctgaggcaagagaattgcttgaacccaggaggtggaggttgcagtgagctgagatcacacccttgcactccaacctgggtgacaaagtgagactctgtctcaaaataaaataaaataaaataaaataaaataaaataaaataaaataaaataaaataaaattgcagttTCTTACCCCACAATGCCTGCCCCCCCTTAATACTTTATATTCTGCTTAGCATGTAACACCATCGGACAATATTCGATATGTTTCTTATTTATGTTTCAttgtacttaaaaaatttttaaattggcaaTGATCGTACCTATGCGTGGCACACacagtgatgtttcaatacatagaATGTATAGTAATCATATCAGGGTAACtggcatattcatcatctcaaacttttatttctttgtgctgGGAACGTTCAataacttattcatttatttattttagagacagtgtcttgctctgtcacccaggctggagtgcagtggtactatcatagctcactgcagccttgaattcttgggcttaagcaatcctccagctatagcctcccaagtagctgggactacaggcatataccaccaagCCCAcctaattgtttcatttttttttgtagagatggggtctcactgtgttgcccaggctagtcttgaactcctggtctcaagcaatcccccaaccttggcatcccaaaatgctaggattacagatgtgagcagcagtgcccagcctatttttttttaaacgaaaTCTCGCtcttttgaccaggctggagtgcagtggtgcaattttggctcactgcaacctccacctcctgggttcaagcaattcttctgcctcagcctcccaagtagctgggactacgggcacgtgccaccacgcccagctaatttttgtatttttagtagagatggggtttcaccatattggccaggtggtcttgaactcctgatctcatgatctgcccgccttggcctcccaaagtgcggggatttcaggcgtgagccatggcacccagccaatttttaaattgttcctttctttctgttcccgtaTGTCAACTCCATTGGGACATCTGTAATGTCCCAGAACAGGCAAGAATTTTGCTGGTTTTATTCACTGCTGCATTCCTATTGCCTAGAATGGTGTTGGGTACTCAACAGAGAGTCGATTTAGTGTCTTGAATGAAGGGAAGACTTTCTCATGTTCCTTCAACCTTGCCTACCCAGGCTTTCCTACTGGCATAAATGACTGATAAAGGGATACTGCTGTGCTGAGTCAAGGGGGCTTGGTCATCTTGTAGGAGTCAAGTGCTCttccagagagaagagagaccCCATTGAGCTGGGCCTTGGGGTTTTTTGGGGTTGCCTCCATATCTCAAATCACAGGCATGCAGCCTGTGCCCTCTTCTGTAAATGCCTAAGCCTTGGAGTGATAGAAGAGCAAGaaacatggctgggtgcagtggctcacacctgtaatcccagcattttgggaagctgaggcgggtgggtcacctgaggtcaggagttcgagaccagcctggccagcatggtgaaaccccgtctctactaaaaatacaaaaattagctgggcgtggtggcatgcacctgcagtgccagctactcgggaggctgaggcatgagaatcgcttgaacccaggaggcggtggttgcagtgagctgagatcgtaccactgcactccagcctgggcgacagggcgagactccatctcaaaaaaataaaaaaaaataaaaaaagaagaagaagagtaaGAAACAGTATCAGGGGCTCATGGAAACCAGGGTCCTACTTCTTTCGGGAGCAAAGGTCTTGGGCTGCGCCTGTTGGGCAGGGCCTGGGCAGATCTGGGAGTGCCAGTCCAGAGGGCCCAGCTGGTGCTGGGTGGAGCTGTTCTAGAGGAAGTTCATATAGCCCAAGTCCTCCAGTGGACTACTGGCTGCTACAGTTTCCTGGTGAGTGGGGGTGGCTCTGGGCCAGAAGAAAAGTAGACCCTCCAGGTGGTGTGGCTGGGCTTAGACTAGGGATTGAGGCCCAGAGTGGTCCCCACTGCACTGCCAGTTGTGCCTGGATTGGGCACCGTGAGCCCTACGCCTGCTGGCCTTGAGGCTGGTGAAAGTCACGTCGcctctcttagcctcagtttcctcctctataaaattaGGGAAATGGTGTCTGCATGACTCACTTCCAGAGTTATGGTGAGAATAGAGGCAATGTTAAGTATGCTATAAAAGCAGAAAACAGCCAGGCAGGGCATGTATACGTCCAGAGAAATTGTACAGAGAAAAGGTAGATCTGAACTTGAGCCTGGCTTTGCTCTCCTGGGTCATGAGCGCTTGAGCCAGTCCTTTTACcaccttgagcctcagtttccccatctgtgagacAAGAGTTGTCCTGAGTTGCTTGGGTTTGGGGCTTGTCCCTGAACCTGGGGGAGGTGGACCTGCTGGGCAGGGCTGCACTGAGATGAGGCCAGCAGGACAGAGCTTCATGCCCAGAGGCCAAACTTCAGGGACTTTGCAAATAAGACTTTGCCTCTGGGCAAACACAGCTCCAATCAGCTTTTTGCTCAATACCTACCATGattcctacaactcaataataaaaagacaaataaaccaattaaaaaatagccaAAGAAACTGAGCAGACATTTAGAATAGagaaacaatgtataaaaatggCCAAGAAATGTGACTAGGGGGCGATATCTCACGGCTGTGATCTCGGcgctttgtgaggccaaggcaggaggatcgcttgaggccaggagtttaagaccagcctgggcaacatagcgagacctgtctctacttaaaaaaaaaaaaaaaattagccagggatggtggtgtacacctgtagtcccagctacttgggaggctgaggtgggagaattgcttgagcccaggagtttgaggctgcagtgagctatgactgtgttactgcactccaatctgggcaaggGAGCAAGatggtgtctcaaaaaaaaaaaaaaaaaagtccaataaatacatgaaaagatgctcaacatcattggtcattagagaaatgcaaatcaaagccacaaagagataccacttTGCACCCACTAGGGAGGCAATAatcaaataacaaatgttggtgaggatgtggagaaattgacaCCCTGATACATTGCTGGTGGCAATGTAAGTGGGGCATCTGCTGTGGAAAACAATCTGGTGGTCCTTCAGAAGATTACATTGCTGACTCatgttaccatatgactcagcaattttcCTCTAGGAATACCCAAGAGACACAAAAGCATATGAGCAGGTCAGACAAAAAAAACTTGTACCTGAATGTTTGTAGTAACATTatgcataatagccaaaaagtggaaacatcctaaatgttcatcaactgatgaatgggtaaataaaatgtggtctagccatacaaaggaatattatgcagccattaaaaaggaataaagtactgatacatgttgcaacatgaatgaaccttgaagacattgcAGTAAGTGAAAGAGGCAGGACCAtctattgtatgatttcatttatttatttatttattcatattcattttttttttttgagacagagtctcactctgtcggccaggctggagtgcagtggcatgatctcgcctcactgcaggcttctcctcctggactcaagtgattctcctgcctcagcctcctgagtagctgggattacaggcatgtgccaccacgcctggctaatttctgtatttttagtagagatggggtttcaccatattggccaggctggtctcgaactcctgacctcaggtaatctgcctgcctcagcctcccaaactgctgggattacaggcgtgagctactgtgcctggccctgattccatttattaaaacatattcagggctgtgtgcggtggctcatacctgtaatcccaacactttgggaggctgaggtgggcgaatcacaaggtcaagaaattgaaaccatcctggccaacatggtgaaaccctgtctactaaaaatacaaaaattagccagacttggtggcatgtgcctgtagtcccagctactcgggaggctgaggcaggagaatcacttgaacccaggaggtggaggttgcagtgagctgagatcacaccactgcactccagcctggcaacggaGACAgtctccgtcaaaaaaaaaaaattctgaataggGAAATCTACCGAGACAAAGATTATatgagtggttgtcaggggctggggtgaAGATGTTGGGAGAAAataggtacagggtttctttttggggtggtgAAAATGTTCTACAATTGATTGTGGTAATGATGGTTGtataactctgtgaatatactaaaaatcattgacttgtacaatttttttttttttttgagatggagtctcgctctgtcccccaggctggagtgcagtggcatgatctctgctcactgcaacttctgcttcctgggttcaagcaattctcctgtctcagcctcccgagtagctgggactagaggagcacgccaccatgcccagctaatttttgtatttttcactatattggtcaggctggtctcaaactcctgacctcaagtgatccacccgcctcggcctcccaaagtgctggaattacaggcatgagccactgtgcgtgcCCGGCCAACTTGTTTTCTGCTTTATAGCACACTTAACCATCGCCTCTATTCTCACCATAACCCTGGAAGTGTGTCATGCAGACAGCATTTccctcattttatagaggaggaaactgaggctaagggAGGCTACGTGACTTTCACCAGCCTCAAAGCCAGCAGGAGTAGAGCTTGCAGTGCCCAATCCAGGCACAACTGGCAGTGCAGTGGGGGCCACTCTGGGCCTCAGCCCCCAGTCTAAGCTCAGCCACACCACCTGGAGGGTCCGCTTTTCAAATGGATTACCATTTGAATTGGTGAGTTGTAGGGTATGGAAATGGTACTTCAATAaatctgttaaaataaaaaccagtgTGGTGTTCGGGCCTGCAGTGTATGTCTGAGTGTGTCACCTGAGTGTGTAGGTGCTTAGAGAGTGCAATGCAGgcgtcttttcttcttcttcttcatttttttttccgagacacagtcttgctctgttgaccaggctggaatgcagtggcatgatcatagctcatcacTGCAGgttcaacctccagggctcaagcaatcctcccacctcagcctctcgaatagctagGCCtgcaggtg
This genomic interval from Gorilla gorilla gorilla isolate KB3781 chromosome 6, NHGRI_mGorGor1-v2.1_pri, whole genome shotgun sequence contains the following:
- the CLDN3 gene encoding claudin-3; protein product: MSMGLEITGTALAVLGWLGTIVCCALPMWRVSAFIGSNIITSQNIWEGLWMNCVVQSTGQMQCKVYDSLLALPQDLQAARALIVVAILLAAFGLLVALVGAQCTNCVQDDTAKAKITIVAGVLFLLAALLTLVPVSWSANTIIRDFYNPVVPEAQKREMGAGLYVGWAAAALQLLGGALLCCSCPPREKKYTATKVVYSAPRSTGPGASLGTGYDRKDYV